From Echinicola soli, a single genomic window includes:
- the lpxB gene encoding lipid-A-disaccharide synthase, which yields MKYYVIAGERSGDMHLSNLLHALKQIDNKVDFRGMGGDYSKEEGLSVVAHYDEIALMGFLEVLFGFRKVLKYLGLVKKDILAYKPDALVLVDYGGFNMKIAKFAHDQGIPVHYYIPPKVWAWNQKRAFKLKKYVDHLYSILPFEPAFFKKFDWEVNYVGNPLLDEIKKFSPHDFFHQKHEISYKPIVALLPGSRKQEVENMLENMVKIIPDFPGVQFIIAGVNNLPQEVYDMAKDHGIKVVFGQTYDLLYYANAAVVTSGTATLETALFNVPQVVVYKTSSISYAIAKRLIKVPFISLVNLIAEKEVVKELIQGEYNKEVLFKELQGLLGGSRRKAAVLEGYKLVREKIGEEKASEKTAKLIYETLAGSNI from the coding sequence ATGAAATATTATGTCATAGCAGGTGAGCGATCAGGGGACATGCACTTGTCCAACCTGCTCCACGCGCTAAAACAAATTGACAATAAGGTTGATTTCCGTGGGATGGGAGGAGATTATAGCAAGGAAGAGGGGCTTTCTGTAGTAGCCCATTATGATGAAATTGCCTTGATGGGCTTTTTGGAGGTGCTTTTTGGCTTTCGCAAGGTCTTAAAATACCTCGGCTTGGTCAAAAAAGATATCTTAGCCTATAAGCCGGATGCATTGGTATTGGTGGACTATGGTGGGTTTAACATGAAAATTGCCAAGTTTGCACATGATCAAGGTATTCCAGTCCATTATTATATTCCTCCAAAAGTATGGGCTTGGAACCAGAAGAGAGCTTTTAAGCTGAAGAAATATGTAGATCATTTGTATTCCATTCTGCCGTTTGAGCCCGCGTTTTTTAAGAAATTTGACTGGGAAGTAAATTATGTAGGCAATCCCCTGCTAGACGAAATCAAAAAATTTTCCCCCCATGATTTTTTTCATCAAAAGCATGAGATCAGCTATAAACCTATTGTGGCACTGCTGCCGGGAAGTAGAAAACAAGAAGTGGAGAATATGCTGGAGAACATGGTCAAGATCATTCCTGATTTTCCAGGTGTCCAGTTTATCATAGCAGGTGTAAACAACCTCCCGCAAGAGGTCTATGATATGGCTAAAGACCATGGAATAAAGGTTGTTTTTGGCCAGACCTATGACCTGCTTTATTATGCTAATGCCGCGGTGGTCACATCAGGGACTGCTACCCTTGAGACAGCGCTGTTTAATGTCCCGCAGGTGGTAGTGTACAAGACCAGTAGTATTAGCTATGCCATTGCCAAGCGCCTGATCAAGGTTCCGTTTATTTCTCTGGTGAACTTGATTGCAGAGAAAGAAGTGGTCAAAGAATTGATCCAAGGGGAGTATAATAAGGAGGTGCTTTTCAAAGAGCTCCAAGGGTTGCTGGGAGGCAGCCGACGTAAAGCAGCTGTTTTGGAAGGATATAAATTGGTCAGGGAAAAAATAGGCGAGGAAAAAGCTTCTGAAAAAACAGCCAAGCTAATATATGAAACCTTAGCTGGTTCCAATATATAA
- a CDS encoding 6-pyruvoyl trahydropterin synthase family protein — MIHVSRKEHFNAAHKLWNPNWTEERNKEVFGPCANANWHGHNFELIVTVKGLPDEDTGFVVDLKALSTLIRTLVIDKVDHKNLNVDVDFMQGKMASCENLVMEFWKILQPAVNKITPHGGLYKLKLYETPRNFVDYYGE; from the coding sequence ATGATACACGTTTCTAGAAAAGAGCATTTTAATGCCGCTCATAAATTATGGAATCCCAACTGGACAGAAGAGAGGAACAAAGAGGTGTTTGGGCCATGTGCCAATGCCAATTGGCATGGGCATAATTTTGAGCTTATTGTGACCGTAAAAGGGCTTCCTGATGAGGATACGGGTTTTGTGGTGGACCTCAAGGCATTGAGTACCTTGATCAGAACGCTTGTCATCGACAAGGTAGATCACAAAAACCTGAACGTGGACGTGGATTTTATGCAGGGGAAGATGGCCAGTTGCGAAAACCTGGTGATGGAGTTTTGGAAAATCCTGCAGCCAGCGGTGAATAAAATAACCCCTCATGGTGGACTCTACAAGCTGAAGCTCTATGAAACCCCTCGTAATTTTGTGGATTACTACGGAGAGTGA